In a genomic window of Chloroflexota bacterium:
- a CDS encoding Gfo/Idh/MocA family oxidoreductase, translating to MSEKYRVVVIGMGKRGMHHAMAFHANERFEVVGICDIDTSRLEAAAAQLGNPQTSTDAAELANALKPDVFCFATLPNLRLEMVKIGVESGAKLIAFEKPVALSSAEAMEIKKLLDDNGVKAVVSHQHRYGDHYKKVKEIIDSGALGRIHTVYGTATGWMMHMLSHLIDYIRWYNDYAEAEWVIAQAAGRGKLSDMHPSPDYIAGFVHFANGVHGVLECGAGAPDVPEVDYWWRKNRIGAQGTDGFAEVLTGGGWRAVTKTGSSSGEGNMDYEHDMPPYIQDIADWLDDESKVHPCNFESAYKGHEIMMAMCRSVLEGGQVALPLTTGMDEIQALREKLPDKPVILSMPENAKEYG from the coding sequence ATGAGTGAGAAGTATCGCGTCGTTGTGATCGGCATGGGGAAGCGGGGGATGCACCATGCCATGGCCTTTCATGCCAACGAGCGGTTTGAAGTCGTGGGCATCTGCGACATCGACACCTCGCGACTGGAAGCGGCCGCCGCGCAGCTCGGGAACCCCCAGACCAGCACGGACGCCGCCGAGTTAGCCAACGCGCTCAAGCCGGACGTGTTCTGCTTCGCCACGCTGCCCAACCTTCGCCTGGAGATGGTCAAGATCGGCGTGGAGAGCGGCGCCAAGCTGATCGCCTTTGAGAAGCCCGTCGCTTTGTCCAGCGCGGAAGCCATGGAGATCAAGAAGCTGTTGGATGACAATGGGGTGAAAGCCGTCGTCAGCCACCAACACCGCTACGGCGATCACTATAAGAAGGTCAAGGAGATCATCGACAGCGGGGCGTTGGGTCGGATCCACACGGTGTACGGCACCGCGACCGGGTGGATGATGCACATGCTGAGCCACCTGATCGACTATATCCGCTGGTACAACGACTATGCGGAGGCCGAGTGGGTGATCGCTCAGGCGGCGGGCCGGGGCAAGCTGTCCGACATGCACCCCTCCCCGGACTACATCGCGGGATTCGTCCACTTCGCCAACGGCGTGCACGGCGTCCTCGAGTGCGGCGCCGGGGCCCCGGATGTGCCGGAGGTGGACTACTGGTGGCGCAAGAACCGCATCGGCGCGCAGGGCACCGACGGATTCGCCGAGGTCCTGACCGGCGGCGGCTGGCGAGCGGTGACCAAGACGGGGTCCTCCTCAGGCGAGGGGAACATGGACTATGAGCACGACATGCCCCCGTATATCCAGGACATCGCCGACTGGCTGGATGACGAGAGCAAGGTGCATCCGTGCAACTTCGAGAGCGCATACAAGGGGCACGAGATCATGATGGCCATGTGTCGCTCGGTCCTCGAGGGCGGTCAGGTGGCGCTGCCGCTCACAACCGGGATGGACGAGATCCAGGCCCTGCGAGAGAAGCTGCCGGACAAGCCCGTGATCCTCTCCATGCCGGAGAACGCGAAGGAGTATGGCTGA
- a CDS encoding SIS domain-containing protein: MSFLEREIHEQPAAIARLLEATRRTTEELAAAMRERDVRYIMIAARGTSDNAGTYAKYLFAAFNGLPVAMATPSLFTLYRNPPRLRDALVLGISQSGQSTDIVEVIQEAARQGTLTAAITNDPDSPLAQAADFALDLNAGPEKAVAATKTYTTSLTMLALLSTVLAEDEERLACLERLPDDIALTLEITEEMVRKRAERYRYMEDCVVIGRGYNYATAFEIALKLKELTYVVAAPYSSADFQHGPMALIDPGFPVLVIAPDGVLFPNTMAFLRQLRKRDAEILVISNQSEALSMAQTPMPLPTRVPEWLSPVTAVIPGQLLALHLTLAKGLDPDSPRGLKKVTVTE; encoded by the coding sequence ATGTCGTTTCTGGAACGTGAGATCCACGAGCAGCCGGCCGCCATCGCCCGTCTTCTGGAGGCTACCCGCCGGACGACGGAGGAGCTGGCGGCGGCCATGCGCGAGCGCGACGTTCGCTACATCATGATCGCGGCTCGCGGCACCTCGGATAACGCGGGAACCTATGCGAAATACCTCTTCGCCGCGTTCAACGGACTGCCCGTCGCGATGGCCACTCCCTCCCTCTTCACGCTCTATCGCAACCCACCCCGGCTGCGCGACGCGCTGGTGCTGGGCATCTCCCAATCGGGCCAGTCGACCGATATCGTCGAAGTGATCCAGGAGGCCGCCCGCCAGGGCACATTGACCGCCGCCATCACGAACGATCCGGACTCCCCCCTGGCTCAGGCCGCCGACTTCGCCTTGGACCTGAACGCGGGGCCGGAGAAGGCGGTGGCCGCGACCAAGACGTACACCACCTCGCTGACCATGCTGGCGCTGCTCTCGACCGTGCTGGCCGAGGACGAGGAGCGGCTGGCCTGCCTGGAACGGCTGCCGGACGATATCGCCCTGACGCTGGAGATCACGGAGGAGATGGTCCGGAAACGGGCGGAGCGCTATCGCTACATGGAGGACTGCGTGGTCATCGGCCGCGGCTACAACTACGCGACCGCCTTTGAGATCGCTCTGAAGCTGAAGGAGCTGACCTACGTCGTCGCGGCCCCCTACTCATCGGCCGACTTTCAGCATGGCCCCATGGCCCTGATCGATCCGGGCTTCCCGGTGCTGGTCATCGCGCCGGACGGTGTGCTGTTCCCCAACACGATGGCCTTCCTGAGACAGCTGCGGAAGCGAGACGCGGAGATCCTGGTCATCTCGAACCAGTCCGAGGCCCTGAGCATGGCCCAGACCCCCATGCCGCTGCCGACCCGGGTGCCCGAATGGCTCTCGCCGGTGACGGCTGTGATCCCCGGACAACTGCTGGCCTTGCACCTCACGCTGGCCAAGGGCCTGGACCCGGATTCCCCCCGAGGGCTCAAAAAGGTCACGGTGACGGAATAA
- the surE gene encoding 5'/3'-nucleotidase SurE codes for MNPPLILITNDDGWASPGLAAAIRAVCDLGELLIVAPVRQQSGMGRSLPGDSSCAITPRSLEVDDVLYTAYAIDGTPAQAVLHGILELAERPPALVVAGINHGENLGTSAFVSGTVGAALQAGDMGVPGLAVSLEVPVAFHFNHHSGDRIDWSVAVHFTRRFAEGILTRGLPARVQAIKVDIPATATPRTPWRVTRQSMQSYYRSIPHKEMRFGVPRRLAYEVHIEWDRLEPDSDIWAFTRDRVVSVTPLTLDLTAHVDWAELAGVWAEGSPDTDRAPSG; via the coding sequence ATGAATCCTCCCTTGATCCTGATCACGAACGATGATGGGTGGGCCTCTCCCGGCCTGGCCGCCGCGATACGCGCGGTGTGCGACTTAGGCGAGCTGCTGATTGTGGCGCCCGTGCGACAGCAGAGCGGCATGGGGCGCAGCCTGCCGGGGGATTCCTCCTGCGCGATCACCCCGCGCTCGCTGGAAGTCGATGACGTCCTTTACACGGCATATGCCATCGACGGCACCCCGGCTCAGGCGGTATTACACGGCATCCTGGAGTTGGCCGAACGGCCGCCTGCGCTGGTGGTGGCGGGTATCAACCACGGCGAGAACCTGGGGACCAGCGCCTTCGTCTCCGGCACGGTGGGGGCGGCGTTGCAGGCCGGCGATATGGGGGTGCCCGGGTTGGCGGTGTCGCTGGAGGTGCCCGTGGCCTTCCACTTCAATCACCACTCCGGCGATCGCATCGACTGGTCGGTGGCCGTTCACTTCACCCGGCGCTTCGCGGAGGGGATATTGACGCGCGGGTTGCCCGCCCGGGTGCAGGCGATCAAGGTGGACATCCCCGCCACGGCTACACCGCGCACGCCGTGGCGGGTCACTCGACAGTCCATGCAATCATACTACCGCTCGATCCCGCACAAGGAGATGCGCTTCGGCGTTCCCCGGCGGCTCGCGTATGAGGTCCATATCGAGTGGGACCGGCTGGAGCCGGACTCGGACATCTGGGCGTTCACCCGGGATCGGGTGGTCTCGGTGACGCCGCTGACCCTGGATCTGACCGCGCACGTGGATTGGGCGGAGCTCGCGGGGGTGTGGGCGGAGGGAAGCCCGGACACGGACAGGGCCCCGAGCGGCTAG
- a CDS encoding alpha/beta hydrolase produces MKRRTRSWARGLLLGFVGGFYAAWIHRANLRTPRLVLRRPDGSPYPVRRASLEDGQTVEYLDVGEGPTLILLPGFAGDKEIFAAQIPYFSRRFRVIAVDLRERLPAHTLPSAEPYAADLTHLLVHWRVEEPCLILGQSMGGMIALQFALDHPGRVRGLILCNPLAHWDFAHVWSLAGFPALLLAAASTRAVPPSLGRAMARWLSARNAGLYENSPGREIAIEYVQRSTRRMSWRAIWERAWAIVSTDLRARLGEISAPVLVLRGRLDTMTGRDWAREIAEGVRDGTYREIPGSGHLGLLTRPDLYHAAVEEWLTRLIA; encoded by the coding sequence ATGAAGCGAAGGACACGATCCTGGGCTCGGGGGCTCCTGTTGGGGTTCGTCGGCGGCTTCTACGCGGCGTGGATCCACCGGGCCAATCTGCGGACGCCCCGCCTCGTGCTGCGACGACCGGATGGCTCCCCCTATCCCGTTCGGCGGGCCTCCCTGGAGGACGGCCAAACGGTCGAGTACCTGGACGTGGGCGAGGGCCCCACCCTCATCCTGCTGCCGGGCTTCGCCGGGGATAAGGAGATCTTCGCCGCCCAGATCCCGTATTTCTCCCGTCGTTTCCGCGTCATCGCCGTCGATCTGCGAGAGCGGCTGCCCGCCCACACGCTTCCCTCGGCCGAGCCCTACGCGGCCGACCTGACCCATCTTCTGGTGCACTGGCGGGTGGAGGAGCCCTGTCTCATCCTGGGCCAGTCCATGGGGGGGATGATCGCGTTGCAGTTTGCGTTGGATCATCCGGGGCGTGTGCGGGGACTGATCTTGTGTAATCCCCTGGCGCATTGGGACTTCGCTCACGTCTGGTCGCTGGCCGGATTCCCGGCCCTGCTCCTGGCCGCCGCATCGACGCGGGCCGTCCCCCCGAGCCTGGGCCGGGCGATGGCCCGATGGCTGTCGGCGCGCAACGCGGGCCTGTACGAGAACTCGCCCGGGCGGGAGATCGCCATCGAATATGTGCAGCGTTCGACGCGGCGGATGTCCTGGCGTGCCATCTGGGAGCGGGCGTGGGCGATCGTGAGCACGGACCTGCGCGCCCGGTTGGGGGAGATCTCAGCTCCCGTTCTGGTGCTGCGTGGCCGGCTGGATACGATGACGGGGCGCGACTGGGCTCGCGAGATCGCGGAGGGCGTGCGGGATGGCACGTATCGGGAGATCCCTGGCTCTGGACATCTGGGGTTGCTGACCCGGCCGGATCTGTATCATGCGGCCGTTGAGGAATGGCTGACGCGCCTCATCGCGTAG